One genomic region from Campylobacter concisus encodes:
- a CDS encoding ATP-binding protein, which produces MNNKNIYTDIKDIFINEDEVADFVNLDNSITCYNKIVSALKKPLKLILFYGKPGSGKTFLLNKIASDLQKDKKLIFFPHPFFSEATFIEALCEDIYRNKLDNINNFESFVAHYSKEFKNKDEILQNQIVVILDEAQLYPTELIEKIRLMADTRLFKFLFTIHKTENEDVLAKDYFQTRIWESIELGSANTNEIIVYLQRKIGQKGYDKYLNFQKKDYDKVYELCCGNLRTLNKIMYKFYEICEYYEQNQPSKLSSEDANIKILTMSALDTGIIHA; this is translated from the coding sequence ATGAATAACAAGAATATTTATACAGATATAAAAGATATCTTTATCAACGAAGACGAAGTAGCTGATTTTGTTAATCTAGATAACTCAATCACTTGTTACAATAAGATTGTCTCGGCTCTAAAAAAGCCATTAAAGCTTATACTTTTTTATGGCAAGCCTGGTAGTGGAAAGACCTTTTTGTTAAACAAGATAGCCTCTGATCTTCAAAAGGATAAAAAATTAATTTTTTTCCCACATCCTTTTTTTAGCGAGGCTACATTTATAGAAGCTCTTTGTGAAGATATATACAGAAATAAACTTGATAATATAAATAATTTTGAAAGTTTTGTTGCACACTACTCAAAAGAATTTAAAAATAAAGATGAAATTTTACAAAACCAAATAGTCGTTATCTTGGATGAAGCACAACTTTATCCTACTGAATTGATCGAAAAAATAAGGCTGATGGCCGATACAAGATTATTTAAATTTTTATTTACGATTCATAAAACTGAAAACGAAGATGTGTTAGCAAAGGACTATTTTCAAACTAGGATTTGGGAGAGCATAGAGCTTGGAAGTGCAAACACGAATGAAATCATAGTTTATTTACAAAGAAAAATAGGACAAAAAGGCTACGATAAATACCTAAATTTTCAGAAAAAAGACTATGACAAAGTCTATGAGCTTTGTTGTGGAAATCTACGCACACTAAATAAAATTATGTATAAATTTTATGAAATTTGTGAATATTATGAACAAAATCAGCCATCAAAATTAAGTAGCGAGGACGCAAATATTAAAATTTTAACAATGTCTGCACTTGATACAGGAATAATTCATGCTTGA
- the mshL gene encoding pilus (MSHA type) biogenesis protein MshL yields the protein MLRLRLSKILIMGALICLNMNYASANESSCLSNNFNMKISDDVALVDVLNQLSEMCNFSIVAKDTYSKTELKDKVFGVNIRNMSLSEVFDLLLSEKNLSYEFSNNVLKISSLKTQIFKLDYITSIREGTAVTQASVDATPSEISSGSSSSDNSQDDSSQGSSNLIKTTERFDFWEKLDAELKAILNNSSEHITAPDPIINQNAGLITVTATPSQLKRVEKYIDEMQKRLKKQVIIDVSIISVELNNEYKQGVDWSKFELGFNTYIGNSRNNPSSSATWTNKGNSLSDGFGRTLNIAANLNFSLDGMINFLETNGKTKVISSPKVTTLNNQQALISVGDNINYRVQQKTDNGNSNSDRLTTTYKQYSVFIGILLNLLPEVSDNNKIMLRINPSLSNFKYAEDDTRQNALREIAPDTVQKKLSTVVQVDSGDTIILGGLIGQTKGKNNTSVPLLSDIPLIGGVFKSTRDNIKTTELIFVITPHVVDFDKKKPLNQSLKDLGFSKTIYE from the coding sequence ATGTTGAGATTAAGATTAAGTAAAATATTAATAATGGGTGCACTCATTTGCTTGAATATGAATTATGCTAGTGCTAATGAGAGTAGTTGTTTAAGCAATAATTTTAATATGAAAATTTCAGATGATGTTGCGCTAGTAGATGTGTTAAATCAGCTTTCAGAAATGTGTAACTTTAGTATTGTTGCAAAGGATACTTATAGCAAAACAGAGCTAAAAGATAAAGTTTTCGGCGTTAATATCAGAAATATGAGTCTTAGCGAAGTTTTTGACCTGCTTTTAAGTGAGAAAAATTTAAGCTACGAGTTTTCAAATAATGTATTAAAAATTTCATCTTTAAAAACTCAAATTTTTAAACTAGATTATATAACTTCTATTAGAGAAGGAACTGCTGTCACCCAAGCTTCAGTGGATGCCACTCCATCTGAAATTTCTAGTGGTTCAAGTAGTAGCGATAATTCCCAAGATGATAGTTCTCAAGGCTCAAGCAACCTTATAAAAACTACTGAAAGGTTTGACTTTTGGGAAAAACTAGATGCTGAGCTTAAAGCTATTTTAAATAATAGTAGCGAACATATCACAGCGCCTGATCCTATCATAAATCAAAATGCGGGCCTTATCACTGTTACGGCCACTCCTTCTCAACTTAAGCGAGTTGAGAAATATATAGATGAAATGCAAAAAAGACTAAAAAAACAAGTAATTATTGATGTTTCTATTATTTCAGTTGAGTTAAATAATGAATACAAGCAAGGCGTTGATTGGAGTAAATTTGAACTTGGGTTTAATACATACATTGGTAATTCAAGAAACAATCCGAGCTCAAGTGCTACTTGGACAAATAAAGGAAATAGCCTAAGTGATGGATTTGGACGTACATTAAATATTGCAGCTAATTTAAATTTTAGCCTTGATGGAATGATAAATTTTCTTGAAACAAATGGAAAGACAAAGGTTATATCAAGTCCAAAAGTAACAACACTTAATAATCAGCAAGCGCTAATCTCAGTTGGTGATAACATAAACTACCGTGTTCAACAAAAAACTGACAATGGAAACAGCAATAGTGATAGGCTAACAACTACTTATAAACAATACTCTGTTTTTATAGGCATATTATTAAATTTACTACCAGAAGTTTCTGATAATAATAAAATCATGCTTCGAATCAATCCATCGCTTAGTAACTTTAAATACGCTGAAGACGACACAAGACAAAATGCGTTAAGAGAGATTGCTCCGGATACAGTGCAAAAGAAGCTTTCAACTGTTGTTCAAGTTGATAGCGGTGATACTATTATTCTTGGTGGATTAATAGGCCAGACAAAGGGTAAAAATAATACTTCTGTACCTCTTCTTTCTGATATCCCACTTATAGGTGGTGTCTTTAAAAGCACAAGAGACAATATAAAAACAACAGAGCTTATCTTTGTCATCACTCCTCATGTGGTTGATTTTGACAAAAAAAAGCCACTTAATCAATCATTAAAAGACTTAGGTTTTTCTAAAACGATCTATGAATAA
- a CDS encoding pilus assembly protein PilO, whose amino-acid sequence MRQDVLSKIDKYFDAKKQSETNIIFLGSALIIIYIVYMLCFDPSQDFYDERFNSHTKISNDLSRARDYLRSTSSPSGDKNFKINEEFKILEALKGKYSSVLKFNAHFDSKLKELSFLLFNDQNWANFLDNIVSLAKQNNIKILELKSDIKEPNFQKIEQILNIDLTFLGGFKDMISYINGLEESKLVVDLHKMDVNSTQKELGAKISISVWGMKY is encoded by the coding sequence ATGAGACAAGACGTTTTAAGTAAAATAGATAAGTATTTTGACGCAAAAAAACAAAGTGAAACAAATATAATTTTTTTGGGTTCAGCTTTAATTATTATTTATATTGTTTATATGCTTTGCTTTGATCCGTCGCAAGATTTTTATGATGAAAGATTTAATTCGCATACTAAAATTAGCAATGATCTTTCAAGAGCAAGAGATTATTTAAGATCGACTAGCTCACCTAGTGGGGATAAAAATTTTAAAATAAATGAAGAGTTCAAAATACTTGAAGCGCTAAAAGGCAAATATTCTAGCGTTTTAAAATTTAATGCTCATTTTGATTCAAAGCTAAAAGAACTATCGTTTTTATTATTTAACGATCAAAATTGGGCAAATTTTTTAGACAACATCGTATCTTTAGCAAAGCAAAATAATATAAAAATTTTAGAGTTAAAAAGCGATATAAAAGAGCCAAATTTCCAAAAGATTGAGCAAATTTTAAATATTGACTTGACATTTTTGGGAGGTTTTAAAGATATGATTTCATATATAAATGGCCTTGAAGAATCAAAGCTAGTAGTTGATCTTCATAAAATGGATGTAAATTCTACCCAAAAAGAGCTTGGCGCTAAGATCTCAATATCTGTTTGGGGGATGAAATACTAA
- a CDS encoding C4-dicarboxylate ABC transporter — MLKLKKINDTPIVTLNPYEYEGFRFSNSNVDTLSLSKNILKRDFFISYIEYKDIITATINISRTIDDEDIENNISIKIYEELSLDPAIDYKIVYFESNVEKEDRIFNVFIATNETINKIFKNISKRVPFIDYVVVEPLLYSAIYKKGLLPSTQSDCFLTFRADEAFISIYVNGEYLTSRGLRYTLNYLKDKFIEQSGERVSLESFSNILKTRGLLDSNEEGFSYDLNTVFEDYIFYVNDTINVVNRIYSINIKNIYIDCDYKIERFEKFINTKLGTNATKLNTSTVINSKNLAISERHNMMALYANFYKKESFNADFNFSNLLRPDPFTKRKSGKFILTCAATFCLSMSYPLYNYIAGSILEADSQRLSDELDVLNAQAAQIRSTLERLKKEQNDIKGLTDKEEEKLNFRKGLLQEIENKKDHYVMKGLNLFEITDMINNNSIFITNIKNNDKNLTVTVVSDNEKRITQLIKDISKMPKYSVNTKKIKEDRQNNEYESNISIEIRQ; from the coding sequence GTGCTAAAACTTAAAAAAATTAACGATACTCCCATTGTTACGCTAAATCCTTATGAATACGAAGGTTTTAGATTTTCTAATAGCAATGTTGATACACTAAGTCTTTCAAAGAATATTCTAAAGCGAGACTTTTTTATATCTTATATCGAGTACAAAGATATAATAACAGCCACCATAAACATCTCAAGAACAATAGATGATGAGGATATTGAAAACAATATCTCTATCAAAATTTACGAAGAGCTCTCTCTTGATCCTGCGATTGACTATAAAATAGTTTATTTTGAAAGCAATGTTGAAAAAGAAGATAGAATTTTTAATGTTTTTATTGCTACAAATGAAACGATAAATAAAATTTTTAAAAATATTTCTAAAAGAGTCCCTTTTATAGATTATGTCGTTGTAGAACCGCTTTTATATAGTGCTATATATAAAAAAGGCTTACTTCCTAGCACTCAGAGTGATTGTTTTTTGACATTTAGGGCCGATGAAGCATTTATAAGCATTTATGTAAATGGAGAATATCTTACATCAAGAGGTTTAAGATACACACTAAATTATCTAAAAGATAAATTTATAGAGCAAAGTGGCGAAAGAGTAAGTCTAGAAAGCTTTTCAAATATCCTAAAAACAAGAGGGCTTTTAGATAGCAATGAAGAAGGCTTTAGCTACGATCTAAATACTGTTTTTGAGGACTATATATTTTACGTAAATGACACGATAAATGTTGTTAATAGAATTTACAGCATAAATATAAAAAATATCTATATTGACTGTGACTATAAAATAGAACGTTTTGAAAAATTTATCAATACAAAGCTCGGCACAAATGCTACGAAATTAAATACAAGCACTGTAATAAATTCTAAAAATTTAGCCATTAGTGAACGACATAATATGATGGCTTTGTATGCAAATTTTTATAAAAAAGAGTCCTTTAATGCTGATTTTAACTTCTCAAATTTGCTTAGGCCTGATCCGTTTACAAAAAGAAAAAGCGGTAAATTTATACTGACGTGTGCCGCTACTTTTTGCCTAAGCATGTCCTATCCTCTTTATAATTATATAGCTGGCAGTATTTTAGAGGCAGATTCGCAAAGACTAAGTGATGAGCTTGATGTGCTTAATGCGCAAGCAGCACAAATAAGAAGTACTCTTGAAAGACTAAAAAAAGAGCAAAATGATATAAAAGGATTAACTGATAAAGAGGAAGAGAAGTTAAATTTTAGAAAAGGGTTGCTTCAAGAAATTGAAAACAAAAAAGATCACTACGTAATGAAAGGTTTAAATCTTTTTGAAATTACAGATATGATAAACAACAATAGCATTTTTATAACAAATATTAAAAACAACGATAAAAATTTAACAGTAACAGTTGTTAGCGATAATGAAAAAAGGATTACGCAGCTAATAAAAGATATTAGCAAGATGCCTAAATATTCAGTAAATACAAAAAAAATTAAAGAAGATAGGCAAAACAACGAGTATGAAAGCAATATAAGTATAGAGATTAGACAATGA
- the era gene encoding GTPase Era, which translates to MKSGFVSIIGRTNAGKSSFLNALLNEKIAIVSHKQNATRRKINGIVMNGKDQIIFTDTPGLHESNKAINQLLISQAIKSMGDCDLIVFLAPIHDDTSDYKKFLALNPEKPHILVLTKVDESSNAKVLEKITQYQKFQDKFAALLTFSTKQPTYKKPLLDEICKLLPEHEYFYDPEFLTSTNEKEIFREFILEAIYENLSDEIPYLSEAIIKSVKEKPCITEIFAIIITEREIHKSMIIGKNGETIKRIGIFARKLIQNLTGSKVFLKLDVVVKKGWSKEEKSLNKIIGY; encoded by the coding sequence TTGAAATCAGGCTTTGTTAGCATCATAGGACGCACAAATGCTGGCAAAAGCTCATTTTTAAATGCCTTGTTGAACGAAAAGATCGCTATCGTCTCGCACAAACAAAATGCGACTCGTAGAAAGATAAATGGTATAGTTATGAATGGTAAAGATCAAATCATCTTCACCGACACGCCAGGACTTCATGAAAGCAACAAGGCGATAAATCAACTACTAATTAGTCAAGCGATAAAATCGATGGGAGACTGCGATCTCATCGTATTTTTAGCGCCTATTCATGATGATACAAGTGACTATAAGAAATTTCTAGCTCTAAATCCTGAAAAACCACACATCTTAGTGCTAACAAAAGTCGATGAGAGCTCAAATGCGAAAGTCTTAGAAAAGATCACCCAATATCAAAAATTTCAAGATAAATTTGCAGCCCTGCTTACTTTTAGTACCAAGCAGCCTACCTATAAAAAGCCACTTCTTGATGAAATTTGCAAGCTGTTGCCAGAGCATGAGTATTTTTACGATCCAGAATTTCTTACTTCAACAAATGAGAAGGAAATTTTTAGAGAATTTATACTTGAAGCGATCTATGAAAATTTAAGCGACGAGATCCCATATCTTAGCGAAGCAATAATAAAAAGTGTAAAAGAAAAGCCATGCATTACTGAAATTTTTGCAATTATCATCACTGAGCGTGAAATCCATAAAAGTATGATCATCGGTAAAAATGGTGAAACGATAAAACGAATAGGAATTTTTGCAAGAAAGTTAATACAAAATTTAACCGGATCAAAGGTCTTTTTAAAACTCGATGTAGTCGTTAAGAAAGGCTGGAGTAAAGAAGAAAAGAGCCTTAATAAAATAATTGGCTATTGA
- the hslU gene encoding HslU--HslV peptidase ATPase subunit: protein MNLIPREIVKFLDDYVIGQKDAKKIIAIALRNRYRRMKLEKSLQDDIMPKNILMIGSTGVGKTEIARRLSKMMGLPFIKVEASKYTEVGFVGRDVESMVRDLAMASYNLVKNEQSEKNQDKINAYIEEKIVSKLLPPLPKGASEEKQAEYAKSYEKMLNRLRNGELNELSIEIEVQQNPLEAGSNVPPDMAQMQESFIKIIGIGGKNIKKEMKVKDAKKALQSEANDKILDIESIKTEALRRAENEGIIFIDEIDKVAVGSGSSNRQDPSKEGVQRDLLPIVEGSNVNTKFGNLKTDHILFIAAGAFHISKPSDLIPELQGRFPLRVELDSLDEDALYQILTQPKNSLLKQYIALLSTENVELEFDDEAIKEIARIAHAANEKMEDIGARRLHTVIERVIEDISFEASEKSGEKISVTKELVKERLKDVVEDQDLARYIL, encoded by the coding sequence ATGAACTTAATACCAAGAGAAATTGTTAAATTTTTAGATGACTATGTGATCGGTCAAAAGGATGCCAAAAAGATCATAGCTATCGCACTTCGCAACCGCTACCGCCGTATGAAGCTTGAAAAGAGCTTGCAAGATGACATCATGCCAAAAAATATCTTGATGATCGGCTCAACTGGCGTTGGTAAAACTGAGATCGCAAGGCGTCTTTCAAAGATGATGGGACTGCCATTTATAAAGGTCGAGGCTAGCAAATATACTGAAGTTGGCTTTGTTGGTCGCGATGTTGAGAGCATGGTAAGAGACCTTGCTATGGCCTCATATAATCTCGTAAAAAATGAGCAAAGCGAGAAAAATCAAGACAAAATCAACGCCTACATCGAAGAAAAGATCGTCTCAAAACTACTTCCGCCACTTCCAAAAGGGGCAAGCGAGGAGAAGCAAGCAGAATACGCTAAGAGCTATGAGAAGATGCTAAATAGGCTAAGAAATGGCGAGCTTAACGAGCTAAGCATCGAGATCGAGGTACAGCAAAATCCGCTTGAAGCTGGCTCAAACGTACCACCTGATATGGCGCAGATGCAAGAGAGCTTTATAAAGATAATTGGCATCGGTGGTAAAAACATCAAAAAAGAGATGAAGGTAAAAGACGCCAAAAAAGCCCTTCAAAGCGAGGCAAATGATAAAATTTTAGATATCGAGAGCATAAAAACTGAGGCTTTAAGAAGAGCCGAAAACGAAGGCATCATCTTTATAGATGAGATAGATAAAGTAGCTGTTGGTTCGGGTAGCTCAAACAGGCAAGATCCTAGCAAAGAAGGCGTACAAAGAGACTTGCTACCTATCGTTGAGGGCTCAAATGTAAATACCAAATTTGGAAATTTAAAGACAGATCATATTTTATTTATCGCTGCTGGTGCCTTTCACATAAGCAAACCAAGCGATCTAATCCCTGAGCTTCAAGGCCGTTTCCCGCTAAGAGTCGAGCTTGATAGCCTTGATGAGGACGCGCTTTATCAAATTTTAACCCAGCCAAAAAATTCGCTTTTAAAACAATATATCGCACTTCTTTCAACTGAAAATGTTGAGCTAGAATTTGACGATGAAGCGATAAAAGAGATAGCTAGGATAGCTCACGCTGCAAATGAAAAGATGGAAGATATCGGTGCTAGACGCCTTCATACGGTGATCGAGCGCGTGATAGAAGATATCAGCTTTGAGGCTAGCGAAAAGAGCGGCGAGAAGATAAGTGTGACAAAAGAGCTCGTAAAAGAGCGCCTAAAAGATGTAGTAGAAGATCAAGATCTAGCGAGGTACATACTTTGA
- the hslV gene encoding ATP-dependent protease subunit HslV, with translation MFHATTILAYKGKNKSVIGGDGQVSFGNTVLKGNAVKIRKIHNGKVLAGFAGSTADAFNLFDMFEKNLEHTKGDLLKAVIEFSKEWRKDKYLRKLEAMMLVLDRDKIFLLSGTGDVVEPEDGKIAAIGSGGNYALSAARALDKFADIDEEELVKESLKIAGEICIYTNTNIKTYVLE, from the coding sequence ATGTTTCATGCTACAACCATCTTAGCCTACAAAGGCAAAAACAAGTCAGTCATCGGCGGCGACGGACAGGTGAGCTTTGGAAATACCGTCTTAAAAGGCAATGCCGTAAAAATTCGTAAAATTCATAATGGCAAAGTTCTAGCTGGCTTTGCTGGTAGCACCGCTGACGCGTTTAATCTCTTTGATATGTTTGAGAAAAATTTAGAGCATACAAAGGGCGATTTGCTAAAGGCGGTGATAGAATTTAGCAAAGAGTGGCGTAAAGACAAGTATCTAAGGAAGCTTGAAGCTATGATGCTCGTGCTTGATAGGGATAAAATTTTCTTACTTAGTGGCACTGGAGATGTAGTAGAACCTGAAGATGGCAAGATAGCAGCTATCGGAAGTGGCGGCAACTACGCTCTTTCAGCAGCCCGTGCTTTAGATAAATTTGCCGATATCGACGAAGAGGAGCTAGTCAAAGAGAGCCTCAAGATCGCCGGCGAAATTTGCATCTATACAAATACAAACATCAAAACTTATGTTTTAGAATAA
- the rplI gene encoding 50S ribosomal protein L9 → MKVLLIKDVKGLGKAGEIKEVKDGYGNNFLIGKGFAKAATPDVLRQYEAAQKRKAEELKYEIANLEKLKEELAKVTVVIKKTLGANGSLFGSVSKEEIAAELEKTHHLVVEKKAIDMDTHLKAVGLYDVHVKLGHSINASLKVDVQGE, encoded by the coding sequence ATGAAAGTATTATTAATAAAAGATGTAAAAGGACTTGGAAAAGCTGGCGAGATAAAAGAGGTAAAAGACGGCTACGGTAATAACTTCTTAATCGGCAAAGGCTTTGCAAAAGCAGCCACTCCAGATGTTCTTCGTCAATATGAAGCAGCTCAAAAAAGAAAGGCTGAAGAGCTAAAATATGAGATCGCAAATTTAGAAAAACTAAAAGAAGAGCTTGCAAAAGTGACAGTCGTCATCAAAAAAACTCTTGGCGCAAATGGCTCGCTTTTTGGTTCGGTCTCAAAAGAGGAGATCGCAGCAGAGCTTGAAAAAACGCATCATTTAGTTGTCGAGAAAAAAGCGATCGATATGGATACGCATCTAAAAGCGGTAGGTCTTTATGACGTTCATGTAAAGCTTGGACACTCGATAAATGCGAGCTTAAAGGTTGATGTGCAAGGAGAGTAG
- a CDS encoding argininosuccinate synthase: protein MKKDVKKVVLAYSGGLDTSIILKWLQDEYNCEVVTFTADIGQGEELEPARKKALALGVKPENIFIEDLREEFVRDYVFPMFRANAVYEGEYLLGTSIARPLIAKRQSEIARLVGADGVSHGATGKGNDQVRFELGYYALGDNLTIIAPWREWDLNSREKLLAYAEKNGIDITKKPGKSPYSMDANLLHISYEGLVLEDPSHAPEDDMWRWSVDPKNAPDKSEIIEIGYEKGDPVSINGKKMSPAEILTELNRLGAKHGIGRLDIVENRSVGMKSRGCYETPGGTIMLKAHRAIESITLDRGAAHLKDEIMPKYAELVYNGYWWSPERNMLQALIDKSQEHVNGSVKVELYKGNVIILGRSSKNDNLFSEAYCTFEEDSVYDQKDAEGFIKLNALRFIIARKNGRKFD, encoded by the coding sequence ATGAAAAAAGACGTAAAAAAAGTGGTTTTAGCATACTCTGGCGGACTTGACACAAGTATCATTTTAAAATGGCTTCAAGATGAATATAACTGCGAAGTAGTTACATTTACAGCTGACATCGGACAAGGCGAAGAGCTAGAGCCTGCACGTAAAAAAGCCTTAGCGCTTGGTGTAAAGCCTGAAAATATTTTTATAGAAGATTTAAGAGAAGAATTTGTACGTGATTATGTATTTCCAATGTTTAGAGCAAACGCAGTCTATGAGGGTGAGTATCTGCTTGGCACATCGATAGCGCGCCCGCTAATAGCAAAACGCCAAAGCGAGATCGCAAGACTTGTTGGCGCTGATGGTGTGAGTCACGGGGCAACAGGCAAAGGCAACGACCAAGTTCGCTTTGAGCTTGGATACTACGCACTTGGCGATAATCTAACCATCATCGCTCCATGGCGCGAGTGGGATCTAAATAGCCGTGAAAAACTTTTAGCATACGCTGAGAAAAACGGCATAGATATCACTAAAAAACCAGGCAAGAGCCCATACTCAATGGACGCAAATTTACTTCACATAAGCTACGAAGGTCTAGTGCTCGAAGATCCGAGCCACGCACCAGAAGATGATATGTGGAGATGGAGTGTTGACCCTAAAAATGCCCCAGACAAGAGCGAGATTATTGAGATCGGCTATGAAAAAGGCGATCCAGTAAGCATAAATGGTAAAAAAATGAGCCCAGCTGAAATTTTAACCGAGCTAAACCGCCTTGGCGCAAAACACGGTATCGGCAGACTTGACATAGTAGAAAACCGCTCAGTTGGTATGAAGAGCCGCGGCTGCTACGAAACTCCAGGCGGTACGATAATGCTAAAAGCTCACCGCGCGATCGAGAGCATCACGCTTGACCGCGGTGCGGCTCACTTAAAAGATGAGATCATGCCAAAATACGCCGAGCTAGTCTATAACGGCTACTGGTGGTCACCTGAGCGAAATATGCTCCAAGCGCTCATCGACAAGAGCCAAGAGCACGTAAATGGCTCTGTAAAAGTTGAGCTTTATAAAGGCAATGTGATCATCCTTGGCAGAAGCAGCAAAAATGATAATCTATTTAGCGAGGCATACTGCACGTTTGAAGAGGACAGCGTTTATGACCAAAAAGATGCAGAGGGATTTATCAAGCTAAATGCACTTCGCTTTATAATCGCACGCAAAAATGGGCGAAAATTTGACTAA